CGTGGGCGCGAAGGTCTCCTCCACGCCCAGGAAGCGGTAGATCGAGCGGATGAAGGCGGCGGGGTCGGCCACCAGGTCGTCGTAGAGGAAGACGCCGAAGTCGGGGAAGGCCTCGCGCCAGTGCTTCAGCCAGGTGCCGTAGCGGCCGTAGTCCTGGATCCAGCGGCCGTCGTCGCGGAACATGCGCTCGAAGGGCACGACGAGGCGCTTCTTGCCCACCCGCTCGCGCCGCTCGGCCCACATCCAGTACTGCGACCAGGCGCGGTCCACCGGATTGCGGAAGACGGCGAAGACCTTGATGCCGGGGTAGGTCTTGCGGATCTCGTCGCGGGCCGAGGGGAAGGGGCGAACCAGGTGCTTCCACCACGATTGGAGCGACCAGCGGGGATAGTGCTCGAGGCGCGGCTCGTCGCGGCGGGGGCTGATGAAATAGTTGGGCGAGATCTCGCCGGCGAGGCGGGTGCCTTTGCCGGCGAAGAGGGCGTGGTACCAGCCGTAGCCGCGGTGGAACTCGTGGGTGAAGAAGGAGATTTCCTTCTTGCCGAGGAGAATCTGGGGGTGCTCGGCCAGGCGCCTGGCCACCCACGTGGTGCCGCTCTTCTGCACGCCCACGCCGATGAAATCGGGGCCGTCGTTCAAGCCTCCGCTCCTCGGTGCGCCAGATACACATTGGATGGGTGGATGAATGGATGGCTGGAAGAATGCCAGAAATCCAGGCAATCATCCACTCATCCAACCAGCCATCCGCCTGATTCACCGGCTCGTGGCGATGTAGCCTTTCCTCTCCAGGTGCAGGATGACGGCCTGGGCGCCCTCCTCGGGCGTGATGTCGCTGGTGTCGATCGCCAGGTCGGCATCCTGCGGCACCTCGTAGGGGTCGGAGACGCCGGTGAACTCCTTGACGAGGCCGGCCCGGGCCTTGGCGTAGAGGCCCTTGCGGTCGCGCTGCTCGCAGACCTCCACGGGGGTGGAGACGTGGACGAGGATGAACCCGCCGCCGGCCTCGATGGCCGCGCGCACGTCCTTGCGCGTGGTGTCGTAGGGGGCGATCGGGGCGCAGATGGCGATGCCGCCGTTCTTCGTGATCTCCGAGGCCACGAAGCCGATGCGCCGGATGTTGATGTCGCGGTGCTCCTTCGAGAAGCCGAGTTCGCTCGAGAGGTGGGTGCGCACGATGTCGCCGTCGAGCAGCGTGACCGGCCGGCCGCCGATCTCGAGGAGCTTCACGAGCAGCACGTTGGCGAGGGTGGACTTTCCGGAGCTGGGCAGGCCCGTGAAGAAGACGGTGAAGCCCTGCTTCGAGCGCGGCGGGTGGGTGCGGCGTAGTTCGGCGATCACCTCGGGGAACGAGAACCAGGCGGGGATGTCGCGCCCGTCCATCAGGCGGTCGCGCAGCTCGGTGCCCGAGAGGTCCTTCGTGCGCGCGCCGGCCGGCACCTCGTCCTCGGGCAGGTAGCGGTCGAGGTCCTCGACGTAGAGCATGGCCTTGAACGGCACGGGGGTGATGCCCAGCTCGCGCTCGTGCTTCAGGATCAAATCCTGCGCATCGTAGGGGCCGTAGAAGGGCCGACCAGCCGAGTCCTTGCCCGGCCCGGCGTGGTCGCGGCCGACGATGAGGTGGGTGCAGCCGTAGTTCTTGCGGATGATGGCGTGCCAGACGGCCTCGCGGGGGCCGCCCATGCGCATGGCCAGGGGCAGCAGGCTGAGCATGGCGGTGTTCTGCGGGTAGTGGCGGAGCGCGGCGCGGTAGCAGCGCACGCGGGTGTAGTGGTCCACGTCGCCCGGCTTGGTCATGCCCACCACGGGGTGGATGAGCAGGTTGGCCTCGAGCTGGCTGGCGGCGCGGAAGGTGAGCTCGACGTGCGCGCGGTGCAGCGGGTTGCGGGTCTGGAAGGCCACCACCCGGCGCCAACCGAGGGCCACGAAGCGCTCGCGCAGCTCGGCCGGCGTCTGGCGCAGCGGCACGAAGTCGTAGTGGGCGGGAAGCTGGAGCCCCTCGACCCGCCCGCCGACGTAGACGGGATTGGACCGCTTGAGCAGGTGCGCCACGGCCGGGTGCTCGGCGTTCGTCGTGCCGTAGACCTGTTGCGCCTCCTGCGGGCGGTCGGGCGTCCAGATTTCGGAGACGTGCACGGCGGCCAGGGCCACCCCCTCGAGGTCGCGCAGGAAGAGCAACTGGCCCGGCTGGAGCTTGCCCGCCATCTCCTCGGTGACGTCCAGGGTGATCGGAATGGGCCAGAGGGTGCCGTCGGCCAGGCGCATCGCCGAGCACACGCCCTCGTAGTCCTTCCGGCACAGGAAGCCGTCGAGCGGCGAGAAGCCGCCGTTGAGCAGCAGCTCGAGGTCGCAGGTCTGCCGGGGCGTGAGGGTCCACGAGGCGGCCTTGACCGCCAGGCCCTTGAGCTCCTTCGCACGGTCGGGCGTGACCATCAGGTTCATGAGCCTGCCGCCATGCGGGGCGATGAGATGCGAGGGCATACGTTTCCTCCAGAGGGACGGGAGACCGTGGGTTCGGGGACCGGGCCGACGGGGCGAGCGGGCCAGCGCCAGGCCAGGATTCTACCAGGAAGGCCCGCGGGGCGCAAACCGGGGGAGCCGCGCGGGTGGGAACCGGGAGAGCTGGCGACCGTGCGGGAACGGCCCGCCCCTGCCTCGGGCCGACGTTGTGGGCGACGTGTCCCCACGCCGCGGTTCCCGGGATGGGGACGTCCAGCCCAGAAGGCGCTCTGGCTCCGCCGCGCCGACGCCGGCAGCGCCGCCCGTGTGGGTTCTGAGGCAGTTTCTGGGCCCCATACTTGCTCAACTCAGGGGGGGAGAGAATTGAGCAAGTATGGACGGAAAGGCCGTAGAGCCGCCCGGATCGCCAAAGCGCCATACTTGCTCAACTCTCGGCGGAGGCGGAAGTGAGCAGGTATGGCGGCGGGGTGTCTGGTTTCCAAGACAATGCGGGTGACTGGGGGCGCGGGCGGCAGGATCGGGGGGCCGCGCTCGGGGGGGCTGGTTCTCACTGCACGCGCAGCGCGCGCAGCTCGGCCGGGCGAAGGGTGAGCGTGAGCCTGCCGCCCGCCGCCTGGACGGGTTGCCCCGTCGCCGCGTCGGTCACCTGGCCCTGAGCGGGCAGCGCGACCGCGACGTTCTTCCTCTCGCCGAAGCCGACGTTTACGACGGCCACGTAGGTGCCGGACTTCGGCGTGCGGATGGCGCGCACGACGACCTCGGGGTCGCTGGCCGCGTTGGCCACCACCTCGCTGGGCAACGCGGGCAGGGCGAGGAAGGCGGCGTGGAACTCGCGCACGAACTGAGGAAAGCCGCGGAGGTTGCTGTTGCCGGTGAGCGAGCCGAGGCAAACGGGGTCGCCGTAGGCCACGGCGCGCGCCTCGGCCATCATGCAGTAGGGGCCGGAACGCTCGACGTCGCAGATGAAGTAGCCGAGGACCTCGTCGTTCCCTGCGTTCATCTCGTTCTCGTTGAGCGAGTAGTGGCGCACGGCGGCGAGGCCCGAGCGCGTGCGGTAGTCCTCGAACGCCTTGGGCGACGAGACGGTGTAGAGGCGGTTGTAGGTGTAGGTGAGCATCACGCCGTCGGCATCGCGGTAGGTGTGCGGGTCGTTGGGGGGCGAGGCGTGGGCCATCTCCCACTTGTCCCAGTTCTCGTGGAACGTGGCGAGGCCGCGGGCGTGCATGTTCTGCGAGACGACCTCATCGAGGGCGTAGGGCTTGACGAACTTGTAGTGCGTCTCGTCGGCGAGGATCTTCTCCCAGGCGGGGAAGTCGTCGGTCACGACCACCTGCATCCACTGCCAGCCGTTGGGCTTGCCGTGGCCGGTGATCGAGCGGGGCAGCGCGCGGCCCGGCTCGCTGGAGTCGTTGGTGTAGAGCACGAAGGCGTCGGGGCCGAGGGCCGCACGCAGGTGGTCGCGGAGCGCCTCGAAGAACTGCCGCCGCTTGCCGAACCACCATTGGTAGTATTTGTCCCGCAGCGCCTTGTCGTTCTGGAGGTGCGAGCGCGAGATGCGGGTGCCGTCGTTGGCCTCCTTCGAGAAGAGGCGCAGGTTGGCCTCGTTGAAGCTGATGGGCATGGCGGTGGGCCGCTGGCGGAACCAGGCGCCGACGAACTTCGCCTTGTCCCTGTACTTCGTGATCGTGAGGTCGAGGATCTTCTTCGCGTCGGCGACGGTGTCGGGGTCGGTGATGTCGGCGTTCTTGCCTTCGCACCAGGAGATGTGCGTGTAAGTATCGCCGCCGTCGAGGCGCTTGCAGCGGCTCTGGGAGCCGAGGGCGAGCTTCTTGTCGCCGCCGATGCTGCCGCGGTACTCGTAGTAGGGCAGCACGGTGAGGCCGTGCTTCGCTGCCCGCTCCACAATCGCCGCCCACAGCCCGGGGGTGGAGGACTGGTAGACCCAGGCGTTGCCGCCCCCTTCGGCGGAGTCCCACCCCTGGTTGTGGCCGAACTCGAGCAGGTCCTTGGCGTAGGTGTTGATGCCGAGGAAGGCCATCGCCTTCATCTTGTACTCGTGCCAGGCCGCGATGTCCTTCACGCCGCGGAGGGTCTCGTCCTGCTCCTCGGGCTTGTGGCCGAAGGCCACGACGCCGTCGGCCATCTCCTCGCGCGAGAAGACGTGGCGGCGCGGCAGGCCGTCGGGCGGGAAGTGGAGTTTCACGGCCAGCGCGGCGGGGTCGGCGATCTCGAAGAGGCGGAGCTTCGACACGGCGGCCCCCGCGCTGCGCGGGTCCTGGAAGGCGGGCGGCTGTGCGATGGCGACCCAGAAGCCGTCGGCCGGCACAAGCGGCCGCGCGCCCAGGCCGCGCGGGCGCTTGATCTCGGGGAACCGGTCGTGGAGGTAGAAGAGCTGGCTCCATCGCTCGAGCTTGCCCGAGAGCGGGTAGTTGAGCGACTCGGGGTTGTTGGGCACGTACTTGCCCTTCAGCACGTCGCCGATGGCCGTGCCCGAGGCGAAGCCGAGCGCGGTCTCGCAGCCCCAGTTGCACACGTACATCGCGCGCGGCTGGTCCTCGGGGTATTGGAGGCTCAGCACGTAGCAGCCGCCGGCCTTCAGCCCCTTGCCCTCGCCGATGCGATAGGCGAAGTACTTCGGCTCCTGGCCCGTGTTGGGCAGAAGGCGGCAGGGGGTGCCGAGGAGCTTTTCGACCCGACTGACCCCGGCGGGGAACTCCATGAAGAGGATGTCCTTATTCGGCGCCGAGCAGTCAATCTCCTGGACGAGTCGTAGCCGGCCGAACGGCGGCCCGGCGTCGGCGAGGGGCATCTCCTCGCCCCGCCCGTGAGAGGCCAGGATGCTCAGGACGACGGACGACCACAGCAGGGTGCGATGGGGCACTCGCGTTTCCTTCCGGCAGGACTGGGTTGTTGAGACAGCGGCCGACGCCCCCTCCCGGCCGTCCACAGCATAGCCGAAACGCGGGTCTGGCGCAACCAGGAGGCGGCGGAGGAGGATGGCCCCTGATTCTGGCAGCCAGTGGCCTTTCCTCGGCTCCGACCCTTCCCCTGCCCCCTCCCTGAAAGGCTTACCCTTGCCCGCATGTTCTCGAGGGCCTGCCTTAGCCCCCGAAGGGGGCGTTTGGGCGTAGCCCAGGGCGACCGCGTTCGCGGGCTACTGGCACGCAAGATGTGGGCGAAGATGGGCACTGAAAGGGAGGGGAGAGAGGGTGGACCCCCCAGAGAAGGGCATTGCCAGCATTGGGGGCCATACTCGCGGCGGAAGCAGGGGCGCTAGCCCGCATTTCTCACCAGCCCCGCAGGAGCCGCGCAGGAAACCTTGTCATTCCGAGCGAAGCGGAGCGAAGTCGAGGAACCTCTCAAGGGGACAGACCGACATCACAGGGCACACTCCGTTGTCGGCGGCCGCTCCTCCGAAAGGTGCTTCGACAGGCTCAGCATGACAAGAAGGGGGCGTTCCGCACTCCCAGGCCGGCGGGCCGGTGAGAGATGCGGGCTAGATGCCCACGAGGCGTTCGGCCGTGCCGCCCATGATGGCGGCGCGCACCTCTTTCGGCACCTTCAACTCGTCGAGGAGCAGGCCGATGGCCCGGATGCCGGCCGCCAGGCGCTTCGTGCCCGAGAGGTGGGTGAAGAAGTCAGTGCCGAAGAGCAGCTTGCGGTAGTCGGTGAACGGCCAGCAGTCGCGCAGGATTCGGGCGTAGGCCTTCACCCGCGCCTTCGTGTCCGCGCACGAGGGGGTGGTGAGGTCGGCGTAGACGTTGGGGTGGTGGACAAGGAGCGCCGCGGCCTCGTCGCGGCGGCCGAGGCTGAGGAAGTGGGCCATGATGAGGTTGAGGCCGGGAAAGGCGCGCGCGATGGCATCCAGACACATCGGGCGCATGCGGTCGCTTGAGATGTCCAGCCGCGGCCAGTCGAGCCTGGCCATTTCCGCCCAGCCGTGCTGCGCCCCCCAAACATCCATCCGGGCCAGGACGCCTGTGTGGAAGAGGATGGGCATGCCCAGCTTCTCGGCTTGCGCGTAGATGGGGTAGAAGCTCTTGTCGTCGTAGCTTCGCTTGGGGGCGATGACCTTGAGGGCGCGGAAGCCCTGCGCGTGCAACTGGCGGACCGTGGCCGGCCCGTCGCCGCGCCCGAGGGCCACGTAGCCGAAGCCGACCACCACGTCGGGATGCCGCTCGATGGCGGCGGCCACGGCGTCGTTGCCGGGCTGGTGAAACATCGCTCCGCACGACGAGATGCCGAGGCGGCAGCCCAGGCGGCGGGCCTCGGCCGCCACACGGTCAATGTCGGTACCCAGGTCCATGTGCACGTGCACGTCGAAGCAGCGGAAGCGCGCCACGGGGGTGTCTCCTGTGCTCGGGGCCGAGAACGCGGCTCTCGGCAGAGCCTACCATGTGAGCCGCCGGCTCGCAATCGCGTGTCGCCGCTCGCCGCGGCCAAGGGGGGTTGCCGCGTCGGTTGCACTCCCTGGCCTCTTGTAGCATAATCGTCGGTGTGCTGAGTCGCCCGATTCCACGCGCGGAGAACGGTCCTCAATGCGGCATGGCGTCCCCCTCCTGGCTGTCTTGTGGCTTGTTCAATCCTCTGCCCCGGCAGCGGCGCCGCCCGAGGTGGTCGCCGATTGGCTGGCGCAGGACGGGTTAGCGGGCGAGCAGGCGATCACGAGGGAGCGCGTGGCCGCCCTCCTCGTCCAGCTTGGCGATGCGGCGGCCGACCTGCGGAAGCAACTCGATGAGGTGGGCCTCGCCGACCTCTCGCCCCGCGATCTCTATTTGAGGGCCTGCGAGCGCCGCCGCGAGGCCCGCCTCAAGCCCCACCTCGCCCAACTCGCCCGCATCGTGTTCACCAAGCACTACGACCTGGGCGGCTCGCACTATGCCTACACCGAAGGCCAGAGCGACGCTCAGGCCGAACGCCACTTTCGCCCGGGATCGAGCCTGTGCTTGCTCGAGATGGACGGCGCCTATGGCAAGGTGACCACGCTGCTCGACGACCCGAAGGGCGTGATCCGCGACCCCGACGTCTCCTACGACGCCGCCCGAGTCCTGTTCGCCTGGAAGAAGGACCTGAACAAGGACGACTACCACCTCTACGAGATGAACGCGTCGAGCCGCGAGGTGCGCCAGCTCACCCACGGCCTCGGCTTCGCCGACTACGAGGGCGCCTATCTCCCCTCAGGCGACATCGTGTTCAACTCCACCCGCTGCGTGCAGATCGTGGACTGCTGGTGGACCGAGGTGAGCAATCTCTACACCTGCGGCCCGAACGGCGAGCACCTGCGCCGCCTCTCCTTCGACCAGGTCCACACCAACTTCCCCACCGTCACCCACGACGGCCGGGTGATCTACACGCGCTGGGACTACAATGACCGCGGCCAGATCTACCCCCAGGGCCTCTTCCACATGCACGCCGACGGCACGGGCCAGACCGAGCTGTACGGCAACAACTCATGGTTCCCCACCACCATCCTCCACGCCCGGGCCATCCCCGGCACAAGCAAGTACGTGGCGATCTTCACCGGCCACCACTCGCGGCAGAAGGGCTGGCTGGGCATCGTGGACCCCCGACGCGGCCGCCAGGAGAACGCCGGCGCCCAGCTCATCGCGCCCGTCCGCGAGACCAAGGCGGTCCGCGTGGACGCCTACGGCCAGACCGGCGACCAGTGGCAATACCCCTATCCCCTCTCCGAGACGGCTTTCCTCGTCACCTTCCGCACCGAGAAGGCCCCGCACTTCGCCCTCTATTGGATGGACGCCGACGGCCGCCGCGAGCTCCTCGCCGCCGACCCGAACATCTCGTGCAACCAGCCCATCCCGCTCCTCCCCCGCCCCGTGCCGCCCGTGAAGGCCAACGTCGTAGATTACCGCAAGGACAAGGGCTGGGTCTACCTCCAGGACATCTACGAGGGGCCGGGCCTGGCCGGCGTGCCGCGGGGCGCGATCAAGCAGCTTCGCGTCGTCGCCCTCGAGTTCCGCGCCGCGGGCATCGGCTCCAACGGCAACAGCGGCCCGGCCGGCGGCGCACTCATCTCCACCCCCGTCTCCATCCAGGGCACGTGGGACGTCAAGCGCGTGCTCGGCACCACGCCCGTGCACCCCGACGGCTCGGCCTGCTTCGTCCTCCCCGCCCGCACGCCCGTCTACTTCCAGGCCCTCGACGCCAACGGCCACGCCGTGCAGACGATGCGGAGCTGGATGAGCCTCCAGCCCGGCGAGAGCGTCTCGTGCGTCGGCTGCCACGAGAACAAGAACACCGCACCGCCAGTGTCCCACACGAGCGCGGCGCTGTTCGCCGGCCCCCAGCCCCTCGCGCCTCCTGAATGGGGAACCGAGGGCTTCGGCTTCATCCGCCACATCCAACCCATCCTCGACAAACACTGCATCAAGTGCCACCACCTCGACGCGCCGCCGAGCTACGGCGTCCCGGCGATCTCGCGGAACGGCCGCGACCTGCGCGCGGTCGCTTTCGACCCGAAAACGATGCGGGTGCTCACGCCCGCTGACGCCCGCTGGTGGTACACCCTCGAGGCCCCGCCCGCCAACTGGACGAAGCCCGACTTCGACCACTCGAGATGGCGGGTCGGCCCCGGCGGCTTCGGCACAGGCGTGCCCGACAGCAAGGTGCGCACCGCCTGGAAGACGGCCGACATCTGGCTCCGCCTGCCCTTCGACCTGAAGGAGAAGCCGAAGTCCCCTGCCCTCCTCTGGCACCATGACGACGACGCCGAGGTTTACATCAACGGCCTCCTGGCCGTGCAAGCCGACCGCTTCACCACCAAGTACGAGGTCGTGCCGATCGCGCCCAGGGCGGCGGCCGCGCTCAAGATCGGGGCCAACACCCTCGCCGTGCACTGCAAGTACGACGGCGGCGGACAATACATTGATGCCGCCCTCATCGAGGTTCTGGGCGGGGCGTATGTTGTGGGCGGGGCGTCTCCGCTCCCCGAGTCCCCC
The Planctomycetota bacterium genome window above contains:
- a CDS encoding sulfotransferase, translated to MNDGPDFIGVGVQKSGTTWVARRLAEHPQILLGKKEISFFTHEFHRGYGWYHALFAGKGTRLAGEISPNYFISPRRDEPRLEHYPRWSLQSWWKHLVRPFPSARDEIRKTYPGIKVFAVFRNPVDRAWSQYWMWAERRERVGKKRLVVPFERMFRDDGRWIQDYGRYGTWLKHWREAFPDFGVFLYDDLVADPAAFIRSIYRFLGVEETFAPTLGQREFAGRYPAMDPATRAMLADFYRGEVGEFFRLIGRELPWLD
- a CDS encoding amidohydrolase family protein — encoded protein: MARFRCFDVHVHMDLGTDIDRVAAEARRLGCRLGISSCGAMFHQPGNDAVAAAIERHPDVVVGFGYVALGRGDGPATVRQLHAQGFRALKVIAPKRSYDDKSFYPIYAQAEKLGMPILFHTGVLARMDVWGAQHGWAEMARLDWPRLDISSDRMRPMCLDAIARAFPGLNLIMAHFLSLGRRDEAAALLVHHPNVYADLTTPSCADTKARVKAYARILRDCWPFTDYRKLLFGTDFFTHLSGTKRLAAGIRAIGLLLDELKVPKEVRAAIMGGTAERLVGI
- a CDS encoding bifunctional sulfate adenylyltransferase/adenylylsulfate kinase, yielding MPSHLIAPHGGRLMNLMVTPDRAKELKGLAVKAASWTLTPRQTCDLELLLNGGFSPLDGFLCRKDYEGVCSAMRLADGTLWPIPITLDVTEEMAGKLQPGQLLFLRDLEGVALAAVHVSEIWTPDRPQEAQQVYGTTNAEHPAVAHLLKRSNPVYVGGRVEGLQLPAHYDFVPLRQTPAELRERFVALGWRRVVAFQTRNPLHRAHVELTFRAASQLEANLLIHPVVGMTKPGDVDHYTRVRCYRAALRHYPQNTAMLSLLPLAMRMGGPREAVWHAIIRKNYGCTHLIVGRDHAGPGKDSAGRPFYGPYDAQDLILKHERELGITPVPFKAMLYVEDLDRYLPEDEVPAGARTKDLSGTELRDRLMDGRDIPAWFSFPEVIAELRRTHPPRSKQGFTVFFTGLPSSGKSTLANVLLVKLLEIGGRPVTLLDGDIVRTHLSSELGFSKEHRDINIRRIGFVASEITKNGGIAICAPIAPYDTTRKDVRAAIEAGGGFILVHVSTPVEVCEQRDRKGLYAKARAGLVKEFTGVSDPYEVPQDADLAIDTSDITPEEGAQAVILHLERKGYIATSR